The Cytobacillus sp. NJ13 sequence ATCTGAGACTATTACTTTTATGAGAGGGGATAAGAAAATGATAAAAAGAATAGGATTGATATTAACAGTTAGTATTATTATGTTTTTGACTGTTTTTGGACTAAGTACAAAACTTAGTTTTGCAGCGGAAATAAAGAAAATTAACGGGGAAACACCTTCGGGTATTCCATTGAATGAGATGGAAGAAAAGATAGATCAATATGTATCGCAGTATTTAGACAAAACAACACCAGGGGCTGCAATTGCAGTTGTGAAAGATGGTCAAATTATTCTCTCAAAAGGCTATGGATATGCGGATGTTGAAAAGCAAATTTCAGTTGATCCATCAAAGACAGTTTTTGAATGGGCATCCATAAGTAAATTATTCACTTGGACATCTGCAATGCAATTAGTTGAACAAGGTAAACTTGATTTAGATGAGGATATTAAAACGTATCTGCCTTCTGACTTTGCAAAAAAACTTAATTTCCAACAAACTGTTACAATGAGAGATCTTATGAATCATGCTGCTGGATTTGGAGACTACGCCTTTGATACAATTGCTTTTTCAAAGGAAGGATTATTCCCTCTTGAAGAAGCATTACTACTTGATAAATCTAAACAGTATTATAAAGTGGGAACAGCTAGTTCGTATAGTAACTTTGGAGCATCTCTTGCTGGTTATGTAGTGGAATGTATAAGTAAACAGCCATTTCATGATTATGAACGGGAACATTTATTTAATGTACTTGAGATGAATAATACAACGGGAAATACAACATTTGATGATAATAAAAAACTTTTAGAAACAAAAGCAAAGGGATATTTACCAAATCCAGAAGGAGGTTTCCTTCTTGGTAATTGGTCATATGTTTCTCATTATCCGGCAGGTTCTATAAACGGTACGGTAGAAGATTTGGCAAAATATGCAATTGCAATAACTCCTGAAAAAGGTCAAAAGTCACCACTATTTGATAATTCAGTTACATTAGAAACTATGTTTTCACCAAGTTACAGTTTAGATGGAGAAATGGTTGGAACGGCACATGGTTTTTTTGAATATTTGGGAGAATACCGTACTATTGGTCATGGAGGTAATACTGCAGCATTTTCAAGTCAATTTGCGATAGTACCTGAAGAAAGATTTGGAATTGTAATCCTTACAAATGCAAGTGCTGAAATGGACATTCTATTTGGAGTACAAGAATTGTTAATTGGTAAAAAGCATAAAGAGAGTAAAGTTCCTTATCAAAAACTACCTTCTTCAAATGAAGTAGATGGAAAATATGTTCCATTTCAACGGCAAGAGGGAAATTTTTTAGAATT is a genomic window containing:
- a CDS encoding serine hydrolase domain-containing protein; protein product: MIKRIGLILTVSIIMFLTVFGLSTKLSFAAEIKKINGETPSGIPLNEMEEKIDQYVSQYLDKTTPGAAIAVVKDGQIILSKGYGYADVEKQISVDPSKTVFEWASISKLFTWTSAMQLVEQGKLDLDEDIKTYLPSDFAKKLNFQQTVTMRDLMNHAAGFGDYAFDTIAFSKEGLFPLEEALLLDKSKQYYKVGTASSYSNFGASLAGYVVECISKQPFHDYEREHLFNVLEMNNTTGNTTFDDNKKLLETKAKGYLPNPEGGFLLGNWSYVSHYPAGSINGTVEDLAKYAIAITPEKGQKSPLFDNSVTLETMFSPSYSLDGEMVGTAHGFFEYLGEYRTIGHGGNTAAFSSQFAIVPEERFGIVILTNASAEMDILFGVQELLIGKKHKESKVPYQKLPSSNEVDGKYVPFQRQEGNFLEFANYQNLYTVSATNKNEITMSLGQYKGTYVQTKPYYYELVKENFPIFRNAYPILKFKMEEGKVKQIIVGHGMDLSELPPDRSIPVLIASVLVLLSTTLYFLIAPLILLFLKFKNRKKQLELEDKRFNFYYSILILCGTMTVFNNLICITRIMMNKFRTFAEVNPHLLLNYPLLVCTVIAAFFSIKYMRKIVSSKKRKVFYILTLTLLTLLFALLIGWNFFIVV